The genomic window AGCACAGTTTTTACAATCCAAAAACAATATTATGCtgttgttaaaatgtgattagCCATCCCTGCTGTATCTCTTTCTACTTGTAAACAGCGATTGGACTTATCCCTGGAGTCTGTATTCATCTGTTTATAAGTTATTAACATGTTAGAGATTTGGTATGCCTAGATCACATCAGTTAGACAGATTCTAATAcccattttatttctacaagATCTTATTACAGACCTAAAACTAACCATTTCCTGTCAGTTATTAACTTGTTTACACCTGAAATAAATAGTGATAATGTCAAGCCAAATCAAAGAAGATTAGGAAGACGCCTTAAAACAGCTCTTTATCTTCAGTGATGCAGACAACAATGGTGGGTATGCACAAAACAGGTTAATGCTCAGAGATGTTTCTTAAAATCTTTGTGTACCAAGTCTAcatacattttccacaaattcagtttttaatattatccattttgtaaagttttttttttttaaatcccaaaacCCTTGATGTGAATGAGAGGTGCAAACCTTGTTTtagaatgaataataaaaaaataaataaatctgtttctgtcctTTTCAAATTAGCCTATATTATTGGTACTTTGAGACCAACTTAATACTCAGGTATTTTGTAATCTGCAGAAACTTATTCTAAAATATTAGTAATAAATTTGCAAATTCAATATTCAAAATgcaaatgtatatatatatatatagatataaaaataaacagatccACTTACGACAGATGTCTGGAGTTCTCCATGTAACATATACTTCAGCCTCATTACAAGCTTGGGCATAAGCTGCAACAGCTGAGCAGAAACACTCACAGTCTCCTCCAGAATCACAGGCACACGTGTCTTTAACACAGTTGTCATAGAATGGATGGGGATCTAcctgtttaattatttagaGTGATCCTTTTACCATTAGCAATTTGTTTCATAATTCCAGATTGAGATTGCTATTGCAAAGACAGCGTAATCATTACCTCCGTATGACATTCTTTGAATTCATCTATTATAATGCTGCATTTCAGTTTCGCCCAAGACTCTCGATGGGGTGCTTTTTTACATGCATCAGTGTTTTCCTCCACATTTGGGCACGCGCTACCCACTTTCCAGGTGTTTGCGAATTCCAATGAGCTGGTCACTAACATCCCACTCTGGGCAGTGAAGTCGTTGTTTctattttcatcaaaatttCCGCACAGGCCACACACTTTACCctgtgcaaacacacaacagTCACTTTACAGCAGTCACCTTGACCCCAACTTTGTATAATgtgctggttgacctttgatgacttGCAAGATCAACCATTTTGCACCAGTTTTTCATTGGGGGTCAGAGGTTAGACAGGTTGTCTTCGCTCCAACAGTCTTAACAAACATTTGTAAGGACAGCAAGAAAAAAGAGAAGGcaaaaaatctaataatatATAGAACAATAACATTGCCCTGTATTTAAAATGCAGAtatttttccagtcattttgccAACCTTTTATGCATACATATCCTTAAGCCTCTGTAGTAGaagttaaataatgtttcagCTCCAATAATAATAGCCCAAAGTAGGATCATTAGCCCTGGGACATTTTTGccaagaatgatttttttctgaagcttCTTATTCACACTGGGTGTTtcttaagtttgtggttgaaaacaGTGAGATTCATGTGAATTATATATGTGGGCACTGTAGGGGTTACTCTTCCCACCGCAACAATGGTTGACACCTATGCCTTTTTCAACTGCTTAGAGAGAAACACCCctcttgttaaaataaaaagctgtgacttttagaaaaacaaaccacaaaaagTAAGATGAACAAATTTTAAAGCGATTTTACTAAGAAGAGGTGGCATAGAATTTAAACTGGGTGTTGATTATTCCCAACACTCAAACATAATTTGAAAAGTAAAGTTAGTTTCCAGAGCAGCTTAAACATCCcaacatatatttattatcttgttttaaCAGTTCGTCAAATTATTACAGCTTAATATGATCTTATGAGATGATTTTACCAACTATATTCATATAGTTACCAGGAATTATAGGTAGTGTGCTCAAAAGTAGCACATTACCTTTTCAGGAGTGTGCTAAGCAAAGTCAAAATGCTGAACACATTCTCTCTATAAAACTCTTTCCAAATATTTGTAATTACTGACAAAGCACTACCTCCCTAAATGGAATTTTCTTGGGTAAAGTTCTCCTCTGAAAAACAGATAAGGTTAAATTATGGCCCCAGAAAACTACCACAGTACCCAGAAAAGGTTCCTACAGCTGAAACGTGcctttggaaaaaacaaaagaactccACAAATAAGCCACATCCTGACCAAATCTTACCTCCTCTGCTCCACATAGAAAAATCAATATGACTTACGTTGAATTTTGGGTCCAGTTGgatcagaaaaaatgttttgcgaTCCCATATCACTGTCAGACCAATCTCGGATGTCACCACAATATATGAACCTTGCTTTCTTATGCtatattttttcctgttattttccAAATCGTTCTCTTCAAATTTTCCGTCTGAGAGCTTGATTTCAGCTGTCTAAAATGACAAGGAGATTTCagtaattatgaaaaaatacatttatatttgtagTAATTATAGTTTTAGAATATTAATTGCTTGTGcacttccatttttaaaaactctcaATAACATGAAGATTAAGTCTCATGCACAAACACTTGTTCTTACCCCCAGCTGAATTAGTACTGTTTTGGAACAGGTTGTGCCTGTCGATCCACATAGTTCATCTTCTGTGATAacttgaaagttgttttttactgtttcGTTGGAACATTTGTTCTAAACAAAAAGAAGTTAATTAAATATTGTGCCTCGTTACCATAAATGGCTAAAATAGTAAAGATGCTTTCTTTCACCAGACTATTATAAGAGAGGGCAACAGTGTATTTTTAACCTTTCcatttttactcattaaaataataaatatgtttttttgttagaGTACCCATGGGCACAAACTTGCATATCCACACATGCAGTTGCTTTAAAATagcaagtattttttaaattttgttttctagtGACTATTCCAATTAGTCAATTTGTCCATGCCCAGtagttattaaaacaaaatggcttttaaatgttgtagaaatgttttgtaCTGTTAAGTCATTAAGAAACCTAACAAAAAGCTTAGTGAAGCTTGTCTGAAGATCTGGAGTGCAATTGTTATTTTAGTTACTGTTACATGATGATTTTACCTTGACAGCAACATAGGAACACTTTCCTTGAAACTCATACTTTTCCTCATCAAACGTCTTGTAATGCCCACTTCCATAAATAACGCAGGATTTTGGACATCTATTTTTTGTACAGTCCCATTTTCCACGTTTGCAAGTACTAAATACATTGAGAGCAGGGAAAAGAAATCATTACCATCATAAGCCTTGAAACATTCATTTCTACAAgagctttaatttaaatttatggAGAATGGGTAGTAAGGTTTTCTTACCATCTGTTGCAATCTTGAAAAATGTGATTGCCAGGATTATAAAACTGACCATTATGCTGACATGGACACTCTTTTACATGTTCTACACAGGAATCATTGCCATCATCAAGCTGACCAGGTGGACACATGCAGCCAGATTCACACTCTGTTGGGtcctgaaagaataaaaaatacacagaaattggaatagaaacacaaatacttatttgtgtgatttatttca from Poecilia reticulata strain Guanapo linkage group LG6, Guppy_female_1.0+MT, whole genome shotgun sequence includes these protein-coding regions:
- the LOC103466700 gene encoding mucin-2 is translated as METAEIKLSDGKFEENDLENNRKKYSIRKQGSYIVVTSEIGLTVIWDRKTFFLIQLDPKFNGKVCGLCGNFDENRNNDFTAQSGMLVTSSLEFANTWKVGSACPNVEENTDACKKAPHRESWAKLKCSIIIDEFKECHTEVDPHPFYDNCVKDTCACDSGGDCECFCSAVAAYAQACNEAEVYVTWRTPDICPIFCDFYNNPNECTWHYSSYPPTHYSPCLNCSQTVLRLEGEIMYNNDYIYNHYIYNHFNNN